From Deinococcus yavapaiensis KR-236, one genomic window encodes:
- a CDS encoding cupin domain-containing protein yields MLDAVNLEEKFGLFDEAWSPKIVGHLNGQLVKVVKLRGEFVWHHHDEEDELFLVVRGELRMRFRDRDVLVKPGEFLIVPRTVEHLPVAESDEVWVVLFEPASTLNTGNVVGERTVTQLEQL; encoded by the coding sequence ATGCTGGACGCCGTGAACTTGGAGGAGAAGTTCGGGCTGTTCGACGAGGCGTGGTCGCCGAAGATCGTCGGGCACCTCAACGGGCAACTCGTGAAAGTCGTGAAGTTGCGCGGCGAGTTCGTGTGGCACCATCACGACGAGGAAGACGAATTGTTCCTCGTCGTGCGCGGCGAGTTGCGCATGCGTTTTCGCGACCGCGACGTCCTCGTGAAGCCCGGCGAGTTTCTGATCGTTCCCAGGACCGTCGAGCATCTCCCGGTCGCCGAGAGCGACGAAGTTTGGGTCGTCCTGTTCGAACCCGCCTCGACCCTGAACACCGGTAACGTCGTCGGCGAGCGCACCGTGACGCAACTCGAACAGCTGTGA